Proteins encoded by one window of Methermicoccus shengliensis DSM 18856:
- a CDS encoding ATP-binding protein — MKFVDRVEELKALGERLDSDIFEFIVIYGRRRVGSNLS; from the coding sequence ATGAAGTTCGTTGACAGAGTGGAAGAGCTGAAGGCTCTGGGAGAAAGGCTGGACAGCGACATATTCGAGTTTATCGTGATCTACGGCAGGAGGAGAGTTGGCAGCAACTTAAGTTAA
- the hepT gene encoding type VII toxin-antitoxin system HepT family RNase toxin — translation MREEIIRTKIKEIKESIGLVEEHLPDKFEEFSSMGLVKDGIYKRVEFAIENVFDICAIINADLELGIPGSDEDIVENLVKNKILSNKMREKLKAMRGFRNIVVHRYGRIDDKLAFGILRENIGDFYEFIGRIEEFLGK, via the coding sequence ATGAGGGAAGAGATTATTAGAACAAAAATAAAGGAGATAAAAGAAAGCATAGGACTGGTAGAAGAGCATCTACCTGATAAATTTGAGGAATTCTCCAGTATGGGACTGGTAAAAGATGGGATTTACAAAAGGGTAGAATTTGCGATTGAAAATGTTTTTGACATCTGTGCCATCATAAATGCCGATCTTGAACTTGGAATTCCAGGCAGTGATGAGGATATCGTAGAGAATCTGGTAAAAAATAAGATTTTAAGCAACAAAATGAGGGAAAAGTTGAAAGCCATGAGGGGTTTTAGAAACATAGTTGTGCACAGATACGGAAGAATAGATGACAAACTTGCATTTGGGATATTAAGGGAAAACATTGGAGATTTCTATGAGTTTATAGGGAGAATAGAGGAATTCTTAGGAAAATGA